One window of the Colius striatus isolate bColStr4 chromosome 19, bColStr4.1.hap1, whole genome shotgun sequence genome contains the following:
- the SARDH gene encoding sarcosine dehydrogenase, mitochondrial, whose amino-acid sequence MSYMSCALRATILCRLPAPWRCSRPFSSSTGPTVKKSVPYQKTLQEEGSGSREPSQPLPSSAQVVVVGGGSMGCHTTYHLAKQGVSSVVLLERDRLTSGTTWHTAGLLWQLRPSDVEVELLAHTRDVVSRELPAETGLHTGWVQNGGLFIASNKQRLDEYKRLMSLGKVYGVESYVLTPSQTKDLYPLMNISDLYGTLYVPKDGTMDPAGTCSSLARAATARGATIIENCPVTGIQARADDFGVKRVYAVETAHGTIQTPCVVNCAGVWAPALGRLAGVRVPLVAMRHAYVVTERIEGIQNMPNIRDHDASVYLRLQGDALSMGGYEPNPIFCEEVSEKFAFGLFDLNWDVFMQHIEGAVNRVPVLEKTGIKSTVCGPESFTADHKPLMGEAPEVRGFFLGCGFNSAGMMLGGGCGKELAHWIIHGRPEKDMYGYDIRRFHHSLTANNRWIRERSHESYAKNYSVVFPHDEPLAGRNVRKDPLHQELLQQGCVFQERHGWERPGWFSPKGAAPVLDYDYYGAYGQQRHRDYTYNQLLKDEYTFDFPPHHDIIRKECLTCRNALAAFDMSYFGKFYLVGPEATKAANWLFTADVNKAPGSTVYTCMLNQRGGVESDLTVSRISPGQPASPLAPAFQGDGYYLAVGGAVAQHNWSYITAVLQDMKLQCKLLDCTEELGMISIQGPLSRVVLQEVLDTDLSNEAFPFSTHKLTKAAGCMVRAVRLTFVGELGWELHVPKADCVKVYQAVMQAGARHGIANAGYRAIESLSIEKGYRHWHADLRSDDTPLEAGLAFTCKLKTGIPFLGRDTVEAQKAKGIFRRLVCFTTEEKVPMFGLEAIWRDGSVVGHVRQADFGFAINKTVAYGYIRDPAGGPVSLDFVKSGSYKLERMGVTYPAQAHTKTPFDPDNKRVKGFY is encoded by the exons ATGTCTTACATGAGCTGTGCCTTGAGGGCAACCATCCTCTGCCGCCTGCCAGCCCCCTGGAGATGCTCCCGGCCCTTCAGCAGCTCCACGGGCCCCACGGTGAAGAAGAGTGTCCCATACCAGAAGACATTGCAGGAGGAAGGCTCGGGGAGCAGAGAGCCAAGCCAACCCctgccctcctcagcccagGTCGTGGTGGTTGGAGGGGGTAGCATGGGCTGCCATACCACCTACCACCTGGCCAAGCAAGGTGTCAGCAGCgtggtgctgctggagagggacCGTCTGACCTCGGGCACCACTTGGCACACGGCTG GTTTGCTGTGGCAGCTGCGTCCCAGCGACGTGGAGGTGGAGCTGCTGGCACACACCCGGGACGTGGTGAGCAGGGAGCTGCCGGCCGAGACGGGGCTGCACACGGGCTGGGTGCAGAACGGGGGGCTCTTCATCGCCTCCAACAAGCAGCGCCTGGATGAGTACAAGAGGCTCATGTCG ctggggAAGGTGTATGGTGTGGAGTCCTACGTCCTGACCCCATCTCAGACCAAGGACCTGTACCCCCTGATGAACATCAGTGACCTGTATGGCACACTCTACGTCCCCAAGGATGGCACCATGGATCCAGCTGGTACCTGCTCGAGTCTTGCCAGGGCAGCAACTGCCAGAGGCGCCACG ATCATTGAGAACTGCCCAGTCACTGGCATCCAGGCCAGAGCTGATGATTTTGGGGTGAAGAGGGTATATGCAGTGGAGACAGCCCATGGGACCATCCAGACTCCCTGCGTGGTGAACTGTGCAG GCGTGTGGGCGCCTGCCCTGGGCCGGCTGGCGGGTGTGCGGGTGCCGCTGGTGGCGATGCGGCACGCCTACGTGGTGACTGAGCGCATCGAGGGCATTCAG AACATGCCCAACATCCGTGATCACGATGCCTCGGTGTATCTCCGTCTCCAAGGCGATGCCCTTTCCATGGGTGGATATGAGCCAAACCCCATCTTCTGTGAGGAG GTGTCTGAAAAATTTGCTTTTGGCCTCTTTGACCTGAACTGGGATGTTTTCATGCAACACATTGAAGGTGCTGTCAACAGAGTGCCAGTGCTGGAGAAAACAGGCATTAAATCCACTGTCTGTGGACCAG AATCATTCACAGCTGACCACAAACCACTCATGGGGGAAGCCCCAGAGGTcagaggcttcttccttggCTGTGGCTTCAACAGTGCTG GGATGATGCTGGGAGGTGGCTGTGGGAAGGAGCTGGCTCACTGGATCATCCACGGCCGGCCAGAGAAGGACATGTATGGCTACGACATCAG GAGGTTTCACCATTCCCTCACGGCCAACAACCGCTGGATCCGGGAGCGGAGCCACGAGTCCTACGCCAAGAACTACTCGGTCGTGTTCCCGCACGACGAGCCGCTGGCGGGACGCAACGTGAGGAAGGACCCTCTGCACCAG gAGCtactgcagcagggctgtgttttcCAGGAGAGGCATGGCTGGGAGAGGCCTGGCTGGTTCAGCCCCAAGGGAGCAGCCCCG gTCCTGGATTACGACTACTACGGTGCGTACGGGCAGCAGCGTCACAGGGACTACACCTACAACCAGCTGCTGAAGGACGAGTACACCTTCGACTTCCCCCCTCACCATGACATT ATCAGGAAGGAATGCCTGACGTGCAGAAATGCCCTGGCTGCCTTTGACATGTCTTACTTTGGGAAATTCTACCTGGTTGGGCCTGAagcaacaaaagcagcaaactgGCTGTTTACAGCTGATGTGAACAAAGCACCAG GCTCCACTGTCTACACCTGCATGCTGAACCAACGTGGTGGCGTGGAGAGCGACCTGACCGTGAGCCGCATCAGCCCCGGGCAGCCAGCCTCCCCCCTGGCCCCTGCCTTCCAAG GGGATGGCTATTACCTGGCTGTTGGCGGGGCCGTGGCTCAGCACAACTGGTCATAcatcactgctgtgctgcaggacaTGAAGCTCCAGTGCAAACTCCTGGACTGCACAGAGGAGCTGGGCATGATAAGCATCCAGGGTCCCCTGAG CCGAGTCGTCCTCCAAGAAGTGCTGGACACTGACCTCAGCAATGAAGCTTTTCCCTTCTCCACCCACAAACTCACCAAGGCTGCAGGATGCATG GTCCGTGCCGTGAGGCTGACGTTCGttggggagctgggctgggagctgcacGTGCCCAAGGCAGACTGTGTGAAGGTTTACCAGGCGGTGATGCAGGCGGGTGCCCGGCACGGCATCGCCAACGCCGGCTACAGAGCCATCGAGAGCCTCAGCATCGAGAAAG GGTACAGGCACTGGCACGCAGACCTGCGCTCTGATGACACTCCGCTAGAAGCCGGCTTGGCCTTCACCTGCAAGCTCAAGACTGGAATCCCCTTCCTGGGCCGGGACACTGTGGAGGCTCAGAAAGCCAAAGGCATCTTCCGCCGCCTCGTCTGCTTCACCACGGAGGA GAAGGTGCCCATGTTTGGCCTGGAGGCGATCTGGAGGGACGGCAGCGTGGTCGGACACGTCCGTCAGGCCGACTTCGGCTTTGCCATCAACAAAACCGTCGCCTACGGCTACATCCGTGACCCCGCTGGGGGCCCG GTCTCACTGGATTTTGTGAAGAGTGGCAGTTACAAGCTGGAGAGGATGGGAGTCACCTACCCTGCCCAAGCACACACCAAGACCCCGTTCGACCCGGACAACAAGCGAGTGAAGGGCTTTTACTGA